One stretch of Bacteroidota bacterium DNA includes these proteins:
- a CDS encoding adenosylhomocysteinase, whose protein sequence is MENVSTNNQVLKYKVKDMSLADWGRREIRLAEAEMPGLMAIREEFGAKKPLKGARIAGCLHMTIQTAVLIETLVELGAEVTWSSCNIFSTQDHAAAAIAAAGIQVYAWKGLNEKDFDWCIEQTLFFGEDKKPLNMILDDGGDLTNMVFDRYPELVKDIKGLSEETTTGVHRLYERMKNGTLPIPAINVNDSVTKSKFDNKYGCRESLVDSIRRATDVMMAGKVAVVAGFGDVGKGSAESLSGAGARVIVTEIDPICALQAAMEGYEVKKFADAVKEADIVVTATGNFNIVTEKSFRSMKDKAIVCNIGHFDNEIDMAWLNKNFGHTKEEIKPQVDKYTIDGNDVIVLAEGRLVNLGCATGHPSFVMSNSFSNQTLAQLELWTNPGQYENKVYTLPKQLDEKVARLHLAKIGVELDELSSEQAKYIGVDIKGPFKPDYYRY, encoded by the coding sequence ATGGAAAATGTATCAACAAACAATCAAGTGTTAAAATATAAGGTAAAAGATATGTCCCTTGCTGATTGGGGCAGACGCGAAATCAGACTTGCCGAGGCAGAAATGCCAGGCTTAATGGCAATAAGGGAAGAGTTTGGAGCAAAAAAACCATTGAAAGGTGCACGAATTGCTGGTTGCCTTCATATGACTATCCAAACAGCAGTGTTGATTGAAACATTAGTTGAACTTGGTGCAGAAGTTACCTGGTCATCATGTAATATTTTTTCAACCCAGGATCATGCTGCCGCTGCTATAGCTGCTGCCGGAATTCAGGTTTATGCTTGGAAAGGGTTAAACGAAAAGGATTTTGACTGGTGTATAGAGCAGACTCTGTTTTTTGGTGAAGATAAAAAACCATTGAACATGATTCTTGATGATGGTGGTGATCTTACCAATATGGTTTTTGATAGATATCCTGAATTAGTAAAAGATATCAAAGGTCTTTCAGAAGAAACTACAACTGGAGTGCACAGACTTTATGAAAGAATGAAAAATGGCACTTTGCCAATTCCTGCCATTAATGTTAACGATTCCGTTACAAAATCTAAATTCGACAATAAATATGGTTGTAGAGAATCTCTTGTAGATTCTATTCGTAGAGCCACTGATGTTATGATGGCTGGTAAAGTAGCAGTTGTTGCTGGTTTTGGCGATGTTGGAAAAGGTTCTGCTGAATCTTTAAGTGGAGCCGGAGCAAGGGTTATTGTTACTGAAATTGATCCAATTTGTGCTCTTCAAGCTGCAATGGAAGGGTATGAAGTAAAGAAATTTGCTGATGCAGTTAAAGAAGCTGATATTGTGGTTACTGCTACGGGAAATTTTAATATTGTAACAGAAAAAAGTTTCCGTTCAATGAAAGATAAAGCTATCGTTTGTAATATTGGTCACTTTGACAATGAAATAGACATGGCTTGGTTGAATAAAAACTTTGGACATACCAAAGAAGAAATCAAACCACAAGTTGATAAATATACTATTGATGGTAATGATGTTATTGTTCTTGCAGAAGGCAGACTTGTGAATTTAGGATGCGCCACAGGTCATCCTTCATTTGTAATGTCTAACTCTTTCTCTAACCAAACCCTGGCCCAATTGGAACTTTGGACAAATCCTGGCCAGTATGAAAACAAAGTATATACTTTGCCTAAGCAACTGGATGAAAAAGTGGCCAGATTACACTTAGCTAAAATTGGTGTTGAGCTCGATGAACTTTCTTCTGAACAAGCAAAATATATTGGAGTAGATATTAAAGGGCCATTTAAACCGGATTACTACAGATATTAA
- a CDS encoding HesA/MoeB/ThiF family protein, with protein sequence MLSPSENKRYNRHLILPVIGLKGQLKLKEAKILMVGAGGLGCPVLQYLTAAGVGNIGIVDNDIVDESNLQRQILFTPGDIGKSKAVAAKDILINQNPHINIYAFNEFINVDNAISLISQFDIIIDGTDNFNSRYLINDACIIADKPLVFGSIHQFEGQMSVFNYKNGPTYRCLYPEVPQLGNDCSQAGVIGVLPGIIGTLMANEAIKMIVEIGEIQSGKLFVINALDLQIQVLEFTRSSLAKVTQLGNYNHTCETAQVKEITVAQLKVKITSGEDFQLLDLREIYEQQNRLPKSESLSFGEIMQEYKKIKTHVPVILFCKQGNRSKIAIMNLQEKFGFDNLHNLEGGADAWKE encoded by the coding sequence ATGCTATCTCCCAGCGAAAATAAAAGATACAACAGACATTTGATTCTTCCTGTAATTGGATTAAAGGGTCAGTTGAAACTTAAAGAGGCTAAAATCCTCATGGTTGGAGCTGGCGGTCTTGGTTGTCCAGTGCTTCAATATTTAACGGCTGCAGGAGTAGGTAATATTGGAATTGTTGATAATGATATTGTAGATGAATCCAATTTACAAAGACAAATATTATTTACTCCAGGCGATATAGGAAAATCAAAAGCAGTTGCCGCTAAAGACATTTTGATTAATCAAAACCCACACATAAATATTTATGCTTTTAATGAATTCATCAATGTTGATAACGCCATTTCACTAATTTCCCAATTTGATATTATTATTGATGGCACTGATAATTTCAATTCCAGGTATTTAATTAACGATGCTTGTATAATTGCTGATAAACCATTGGTTTTTGGATCTATTCACCAATTTGAAGGACAAATGAGCGTGTTCAATTATAAAAATGGGCCAACATACCGGTGTTTGTACCCTGAAGTTCCACAACTGGGAAATGATTGTTCTCAAGCAGGTGTAATTGGAGTACTTCCTGGAATTATTGGAACTTTAATGGCGAATGAAGCCATTAAAATGATTGTAGAAATTGGTGAAATTCAATCTGGAAAATTGTTTGTTATCAATGCCCTTGATTTGCAGATTCAGGTACTTGAATTTACCAGAAGTTCTCTTGCCAAAGTTACTCAGTTGGGTAACTATAATCATACATGTGAAACAGCCCAAGTTAAAGAAATTACTGTTGCACAATTAAAAGTAAAAATAACCTCAGGAGAAGATTTTCAGCTTTTGGATTTGAGGGAAATATATGAACAGCAGAATAGATTACCAAAAAGCGAATCCCTTTCTTTTGGAGAAATTATGCAGGAATATAAAAAAATCAAAACACATGTTCCTGTTATACTATTTTGCAAGCAAGGGAACAGAAGTAAAATTGCCATAATGAATTTGCAAGAAAAATTTGGCTTTGATAATCTTCATAACCTGGAAGGTGGCGCAGATGCCTGGAAAGAATAA
- a CDS encoding geranylgeranylglyceryl/heptaprenylglyceryl phosphate synthase has translation MLSNKNIYSLILENKKKGKKLLAVLIDPDKQDLLSIPLLVKTIAENGADLIFVGGSLMVNSDFEEKLVAIKAHSRLPVILFPGSPVQVNKNADGILLLSLISGRNPELLIGQHVAAAPILKASGLEILPTGYILVDSGKTTTVTYISNTTPVPYDKPEIAACTALAGEQLGMKLIYLETGSGALKPISSAMILKTKEFITVPLIVGGGIKTPEQAYEACLAGADIIVIGTAFENNISALKPIADVVKKSNVIEGYS, from the coding sequence ATGCTATCCAACAAAAACATCTATAGTTTAATTCTTGAAAACAAGAAAAAAGGCAAAAAATTACTTGCTGTTTTGATCGATCCGGATAAGCAGGATCTTTTATCAATTCCGCTCCTTGTAAAAACAATTGCAGAAAATGGAGCCGATTTAATATTTGTAGGAGGAAGTTTGATGGTAAATTCTGATTTCGAAGAAAAATTAGTAGCCATTAAAGCACATTCCAGACTTCCTGTAATTTTATTTCCAGGAAGTCCGGTACAGGTTAATAAAAATGCAGATGGAATTCTCCTTTTATCCTTGATTTCAGGTAGAAATCCTGAATTATTAATTGGGCAACATGTAGCTGCTGCACCAATTTTAAAGGCAAGTGGGCTTGAAATTTTACCTACCGGATATATTTTGGTTGACAGTGGAAAAACAACTACCGTTACCTATATAAGCAACACTACTCCGGTTCCGTATGACAAACCTGAAATTGCAGCATGTACCGCACTTGCCGGGGAACAATTGGGCATGAAACTTATTTACCTTGAAACAGGTAGTGGTGCACTTAAACCCATAAGTTCTGCAATGATTTTAAAAACCAAAGAATTCATTACTGTTCCTTTGATAGTTGGAGGTGGTATAAAAACACCAGAACAGGCTTATGAAGCATGCCTTGCAGGGGCTGACATAATTGTAATAGGAACTGCCTTTGAGAACAATATTTCTGCACTTAAACCCATTGCTGATGTTGTTAAAAAAAGCAATGTAATTGAAGGATATTCGTAA
- the mfd gene encoding transcription-repair coupling factor yields MGIEELIGIYYNDTRTQSIAEGIKTGRNHLHLTGITGSVSAFAISSVFKKSEKNHLVLLNSKEEAAYCLNDLENILGEQTVVFFPSSYRKAYQVESTDNANILLRAEVLNRINKAKKRFIIVTYPEALTEKVVTKKHLESNTFEISRASQLSLEFLNELFTEYHFERVDYVLEPGQFSIRGGIVDVFSFSNDNPYRIEFFGNEVETIRSFDTVDQLSIKNHERIVIIPNVQEKLLQESRTTFLEYLSEGLGQDKNTILWLKDYHLSKDLLQKQYELSEQAFTGLNSPLKHLPPSELFTSAESFASECLKCTTIEFGTRFYFPEALKIQYNCKPQPVFNKNFELLIENLHSNSKKNYKNIIFADTAKQTERIYTIFEDLKASKKVENDFNFTPILLSVQEGFIDNDLGLACYTDHQIFERYHRFRLKSSTYKKNEAITLKEIYGLNQGDFVTHIDHGVGRFAGLEKLEVNGKMQEAIRLVYKDNDILYVSIHSLHRIAKYSGKEGTEPKLNKLGSGAWATLKQKTKKKVKEIAFDLIKLYAKRRTKKGFAFTPDTYLQNELEASFIYEDTPDQIKSTMDVKRDMESTIPMDRLICGDVGFGKTEIAIRAAFKAVTDSKQVAILVPTTILALQHYKTFRERLKDFPCNIEYINRFRTAKQQKETLQKLEKGEIDILIGTHRIAGKDVKFKDLGLLIIDEEQKFGVAVKDKLKTMRETVDTLTLTATPIPRTLQFSLMGARDLSVINTPPPNRYPVQTELHTFNEETIRDAISFEISRDGQVFFVHNRIENLPEVAGMIQRLVPDARVLFAHGQMEGKELEERMLSFIEGEVDVLVSTTIIEAGLDITNANTIIINQAHMFGLSDLHQMRGRVGRSNKKAFCHLLCPPLSLLTPEARKRLTAIEQFSELGSGFNIAMRDLDIRGAGNLLGGEQSGFINEIGFEMYKKILDEAIQELKEQEFKELFEETRSDEFGKSKKKRYINDCQVDTDLEILIPDEYVTNITERLSLYKELDNIEKEEDLKKFEYNLIDRFGTVPESTLELMHVLRLRWIAMDIGFEKLVLKNNKLIGYFITKQDSPYYQSPAFTKVLQFVQENPRTCRMKQSIDKLSLAFENVSNVQEAIKTLSLLVVQTQQVV; encoded by the coding sequence ATGGGAATAGAGGAATTAATAGGAATTTATTACAACGACACACGAACTCAAAGCATAGCAGAGGGAATTAAAACGGGCAGAAATCATCTTCATTTAACCGGTATTACTGGTTCTGTATCAGCCTTTGCAATTTCAAGTGTTTTTAAAAAATCAGAAAAAAATCATCTTGTTTTATTAAACAGTAAGGAGGAAGCTGCTTACTGTTTAAATGATCTTGAAAATATTTTAGGAGAACAAACGGTAGTATTTTTTCCTTCATCGTACCGAAAAGCCTACCAGGTTGAAAGTACAGACAATGCAAATATTTTATTAAGGGCTGAAGTACTTAACAGGATAAATAAGGCAAAAAAAAGATTTATAATTGTAACCTATCCAGAGGCACTTACTGAAAAAGTTGTCACCAAAAAACATCTTGAGAGTAATACCTTTGAAATAAGCAGGGCAAGCCAACTATCCCTTGAATTTTTAAATGAACTTTTTACGGAATACCATTTTGAACGGGTTGATTATGTGCTAGAACCAGGCCAATTTTCGATAAGAGGTGGCATAGTGGATGTTTTTTCCTTTTCCAATGATAACCCCTACCGTATTGAATTTTTTGGAAATGAAGTAGAAACGATTCGTTCCTTTGATACAGTGGACCAACTTTCCATTAAAAACCATGAACGCATTGTTATAATTCCCAATGTTCAGGAAAAGCTTCTCCAGGAGAGCCGGACAACTTTTCTGGAATATCTTTCAGAGGGCTTGGGCCAGGACAAAAACACGATTTTGTGGCTTAAAGATTATCACCTATCCAAAGATTTACTCCAGAAACAATATGAACTTTCAGAGCAGGCTTTCACCGGACTTAATTCTCCCTTAAAACACTTACCCCCCTCTGAGTTATTTACTTCTGCAGAAAGTTTTGCCAGTGAATGTTTAAAATGTACAACAATTGAATTTGGAACACGGTTTTATTTCCCGGAAGCTCTTAAAATCCAATACAATTGTAAGCCCCAGCCAGTTTTCAACAAGAATTTTGAATTGCTTATAGAAAACCTACACAGCAATAGTAAAAAGAACTATAAAAATATAATTTTTGCAGATACAGCAAAGCAGACAGAAAGAATTTATACAATTTTTGAGGATTTAAAAGCTAGCAAAAAAGTAGAAAATGATTTTAATTTTACCCCAATATTATTATCTGTCCAGGAAGGTTTTATTGACAATGATTTAGGTTTAGCCTGTTATACAGATCATCAGATTTTTGAAAGATACCATCGTTTCCGATTAAAAAGCAGTACCTATAAAAAAAATGAAGCAATTACTCTTAAAGAGATTTATGGTCTTAATCAGGGAGATTTTGTTACTCATATAGATCATGGAGTTGGTCGATTTGCCGGGCTGGAAAAACTTGAGGTGAATGGCAAAATGCAGGAAGCAATAAGACTTGTTTATAAGGACAATGACATTTTATATGTAAGTATACATTCTCTTCATCGGATAGCCAAATATTCCGGGAAAGAGGGAACTGAACCAAAATTAAACAAATTGGGTTCGGGTGCATGGGCAACTTTAAAGCAAAAGACAAAGAAAAAGGTAAAGGAAATTGCTTTCGATCTCATTAAATTGTATGCTAAAAGAAGGACAAAAAAGGGATTTGCTTTTACACCCGACACCTACCTTCAAAACGAATTGGAAGCGTCTTTCATTTACGAAGACACTCCAGATCAGATTAAATCCACTATGGACGTAAAAAGAGATATGGAATCAACTATTCCTATGGACAGGTTAATATGTGGTGATGTGGGTTTTGGAAAAACAGAAATAGCTATTCGGGCGGCATTTAAGGCTGTAACTGACTCAAAGCAAGTAGCTATTTTAGTACCAACTACCATACTTGCACTTCAGCATTATAAAACTTTTCGTGAAAGGTTAAAAGACTTTCCTTGCAACATTGAATATATAAATAGATTCAGGACAGCAAAACAACAAAAGGAAACATTGCAAAAACTTGAAAAAGGAGAGATTGATATTTTAATTGGAACCCATAGAATTGCAGGTAAGGATGTAAAATTCAAAGATTTGGGTTTACTAATAATAGATGAGGAACAAAAATTTGGAGTTGCAGTTAAAGACAAGTTAAAAACTATGAGAGAAACTGTTGATACCCTTACCTTAACAGCAACTCCTATACCTCGCACGCTTCAATTTTCATTAATGGGAGCAAGGGATTTATCTGTGATTAATACCCCCCCGCCTAATCGCTATCCGGTTCAAACTGAATTACATACTTTTAATGAAGAAACAATTAGAGATGCAATAAGCTTTGAAATTTCTCGTGACGGCCAAGTGTTTTTTGTACACAATAGGATAGAAAATTTACCTGAAGTAGCGGGAATGATACAGCGGCTGGTTCCGGATGCCAGGGTTTTATTCGCTCACGGACAAATGGAGGGAAAGGAGCTTGAAGAAAGAATGCTTTCTTTTATTGAGGGCGAGGTGGATGTATTGGTTTCAACAACAATTATTGAGGCAGGACTTGATATTACCAACGCCAATACAATTATTATAAACCAGGCACATATGTTTGGGCTAAGCGACCTTCATCAAATGAGGGGTAGGGTTGGGCGCTCTAATAAAAAAGCATTCTGCCACCTGCTTTGCCCACCATTATCTTTATTGACTCCGGAGGCTAGAAAAAGGCTTACTGCTATCGAACAGTTTTCAGAACTGGGCAGTGGATTTAATATAGCCATGCGTGATTTAGATATTCGGGGTGCCGGAAATTTATTAGGAGGAGAACAAAGCGGTTTTATCAATGAAATTGGCTTTGAAATGTACAAAAAAATTCTTGATGAGGCTATACAAGAACTCAAAGAACAAGAGTTTAAAGAACTTTTTGAAGAAACACGTTCAGATGAATTTGGAAAGTCAAAAAAGAAAAGATACATCAATGATTGTCAGGTTGACACGGATTTAGAAATTCTAATCCCGGATGAATATGTAACTAATATTACTGAACGCTTAAGTCTTTATAAGGAGCTTGATAACATTGAAAAGGAGGAAGATCTTAAAAAATTTGAATACAATCTGATTGATCGCTTTGGAACTGTTCCTGAATCGACCTTGGAATTAATGCATGTTCTTCGTTTAAGATGGATTGCAATGGATATAGGATTTGAGAAACTTGTATTAAAAAACAATAAGCTAATTGGTTATTTTATTACCAAGCAGGATTCTCCCTATTACCAGTCCCCCGCCTTTACAAAAGTATTGCAATTTGTACAAGAAAACCCAAGGACTTGCCGCATGAAACAGAGTATAGATAAACTATCACTGGCATTTGAAAATGTAAGCAATGTGCAGGAGGCAATTAAAACTCTTTCCTTACTTGTAGTTCAAACCCAACAAGTAGTTTAA
- a CDS encoding 4'-phosphopantetheinyl transferase superfamily protein: MSLYSINNINSCLNIGLWEITETRADLISEINLSSIELQQLEQINLETKKIQWLSVRVLLKKMLGKGFQILYSKTGKPYLKDSTLKISISHTESFVSLIINEKEETGVDIEKANPKVERIKNKFLSLIELSDIQNSGDFEKLLVYWGAKESLYKVYGEKELTFKENLFIPPFKFKKSGTIEGRIIKGNVKKNYLLNYEKIQGHILVYVLEEINLQNI; this comes from the coding sequence ATGAGTTTATATTCAATTAACAATATTAATTCCTGCCTAAATATTGGGTTATGGGAAATTACAGAAACCAGAGCAGATTTAATTTCGGAAATCAACCTATCCTCTATTGAATTGCAACAGCTAGAGCAGATAAATCTTGAAACAAAAAAAATACAATGGCTTTCAGTACGAGTATTACTTAAAAAAATGTTAGGCAAAGGATTTCAAATTCTGTATTCAAAAACAGGAAAACCCTATTTAAAAGACTCGACATTAAAAATATCAATATCCCATACTGAAAGTTTTGTGTCTTTAATTATTAATGAAAAGGAGGAAACCGGAGTTGATATTGAAAAAGCAAATCCTAAAGTAGAAAGAATAAAAAATAAATTTTTAAGCCTAATTGAATTATCAGACATTCAAAATTCTGGGGATTTCGAAAAACTACTCGTTTATTGGGGAGCAAAAGAATCATTATATAAGGTATATGGTGAAAAAGAACTTACATTTAAAGAGAATTTATTTATACCCCCATTTAAATTTAAGAAATCTGGAACAATTGAAGGAAGAATAATAAAAGGAAATGTTAAAAAAAATTACCTTTTAAATTATGAAAAAATACAGGGCCATATTTTGGTTTATGTATTGGAAGAGATTAATTTACAAAACATTTAG
- the fbp gene encoding class 1 fructose-bisphosphatase, producing the protein MSNKIRMVTLGQFIIERQNEYPNSKGELSRLLRDIGIAAKIVNREVNKAGLVDILGEAGLTNVQGEHVKKLDVFADEQFMAALRAGGECCAVASEEQEDIVPIDGDVSKNAKYVVAIDPLDGSSNIDVNVSIGTIFSIYRRTSENGCPGVPNDFLQKGTNHVAAGYIIYGSSTMLVYTTGNGVNGFTLDPSIGEFCLSHPDMKIPTGGNTYSINQGNFVHFPDGVKAYIKYCQQEDIATKRPYSLRYIGSLVADFHRNMIKGGIFIYPSTASAPNGKLRLLYECNPLAFIAEQAGGKATDGFNRVLDIQPVEIHQRIPYFIGSTEMVEKAEEFMQIHSHIKAKEEARSSIYIRGMKKQENI; encoded by the coding sequence ATGAGCAATAAAATTCGCATGGTAACGCTGGGGCAGTTTATTATAGAACGCCAGAATGAGTATCCAAATTCAAAAGGTGAATTATCCAGATTACTGAGAGATATTGGCATTGCGGCTAAAATTGTAAACCGGGAGGTAAATAAAGCAGGCTTGGTAGACATTTTAGGAGAAGCTGGTTTAACAAATGTTCAGGGAGAGCATGTAAAAAAACTTGATGTTTTTGCTGATGAACAATTCATGGCTGCCTTGCGTGCAGGAGGTGAATGTTGTGCAGTAGCATCCGAGGAACAGGAAGACATTGTTCCAATTGATGGAGATGTATCAAAAAATGCCAAATATGTTGTAGCGATAGATCCCCTTGATGGTTCATCGAACATCGATGTAAATGTTTCTATTGGAACAATTTTCAGCATATATAGAAGAACTTCGGAGAATGGATGCCCGGGAGTGCCTAATGACTTTTTGCAAAAAGGCACCAATCATGTGGCAGCGGGTTATATAATTTACGGATCCTCTACAATGCTTGTATATACTACAGGAAACGGAGTTAATGGATTTACCCTTGATCCATCCATTGGAGAATTTTGTTTATCTCATCCAGATATGAAAATTCCAACGGGTGGGAATACTTATTCAATAAATCAAGGGAATTTTGTTCATTTTCCTGATGGTGTAAAAGCATATATAAAATATTGCCAGCAAGAAGACATTGCTACTAAACGCCCCTATTCGCTAAGGTATATTGGTTCGCTTGTTGCTGATTTTCATAGAAATATGATAAAAGGAGGGATCTTTATTTATCCTTCCACAGCAAGCGCACCTAATGGGAAACTAAGGTTACTTTACGAATGCAATCCTCTTGCTTTTATTGCAGAGCAAGCAGGAGGCAAAGCAACGGATGGTTTTAACCGTGTCCTTGATATTCAACCCGTTGAAATTCATCAACGTATACCCTATTTTATTGGGTCAACCGAAATGGTTGAAAAAGCAGAGGAATTTATGCAAATCCATTCTCATATAAAGGCCAAAGAAGAGGCTAGATCATCTATTTATATTAGAGGAATGAAAAAACAAGAAAACATTTAA